From Gammaproteobacteria bacterium:
ACCCAAAGCGTTCGCTGCGCTCACGGGGCAGGCTCTCGGGGCTGCGTAACACTGCGGCCACGGGAACAGCAATGCCGTGTTGTTTCTGTGTGCCTTCAATCACTGCCGTCACAAACTGACCCGGATGCAGCTCATCATGCTTATTTTCGACTTCGATATGCACGGCCAGAGTGCGCGTGGTGACATCCATCGTGTGGCGAGCTTGAGCCACTTTACCGCTAAGCCAGCGCTGGCCGACCTGCACACGAGCGGGTGATCCCAAAACAACACGGGCGGCATCGTCAGGTGTCAGGCGAGCCTCAATCCAGAGCACCGATTCATCGCTGATCTCCATCAAGACATAACCCGGCTCAATCAACTCACCCACCAAAAAATCATCACTCATCACCGTGCCATCCTGAAACGAAAGCAGTTGAAACTCACCGATTGCGCGTGTTGCATCGCCGGTTTTTAGTAACGACTTGATCTGCTTTTTAGTCATCCCATAGGCGCTGACTTTGGCATAGGCCTGTTGATAGGCGATCTGGGCGGCAACAAAACGTTTCTCGGAAACCACTTTACGGCCGAGCTTTTCGACTCGGCGTAACTCGACACTGGCGGCCATCAAAGCACCTTGCGCTTCAGACATTTCAACACTGGACAACGTAACCAATGTTTGCCCTTTTTTGACATGATCACCCAGACGCACATGGCGTTTCATCACTTGTGCCGATATACGCGGCGTAATTTTTGTTGTGCGATAGGCATTAAGAATTGCGACACCGGGCGCGGTAATTGCGCGACCTAAGGACTGACGTTTGACCGTCAATGTTTCAATGCCTGCCATGCGGCGCTGGCTAT
This genomic window contains:
- a CDS encoding efflux RND transporter periplasmic adaptor subunit → MKNRLVLLMLLSLASPSAIFAAEGHAHEDDGLDDFSGIDMEEGHGDHGDEGHQHEKEGHGHKDDGHEEKGHDDHGGHGEETSAAELSDSQRRMAGIETLTVKRQSLGRAITAPGVAILNAYRTTKITPRISAQVMKRHVRLGDHVKKGQTLVTLSSVEMSEAQGALMAASVELRRVEKLGRKVVSEKRFVAAQIAYQQAYAKVSAYGMTKKQIKSLLKTGDATRAIGEFQLLSFQDGTVMSDDFLVGELIEPGYVLMEISDESVLWIEARLTPDDAARVVLGSPARVQVGQRWLSGKVAQARHTMDVTTRTLAVHIEVENKHDELHPGQFVTAVIEGTQKQHGIAVPVAAVLRSPESLPRERSERFGYGDWQVFVETSPGRFEPQEVTIIATVGDQMLVEGIAEGVTVVGKGAFFVQSEMAKGGFDPHNH